Proteins from a genomic interval of Trifolium pratense cultivar HEN17-A07 linkage group LG6, ARS_RC_1.1, whole genome shotgun sequence:
- the LOC123890873 gene encoding DNA-directed RNA polymerase IV subunit 1-like isoform X2, whose protein sequence is MWSARLPNSMDDHDLTTEHNVPSGRIKAIKFDVLTGEDIEKISTLEIKAPGQVTCSDLGLPNWSYACTTCGSNNRKSCDGHFGSIKFPLTILHPYFMAEIAEILQKICPACKSIRHELRIKRAKSLLGFNNQPRGCKYCCGDGMGRYPAMKFRVSSNDFFRRTAIIVEVNDVSLNKKRNLGRGLPADYWDFILGDAQQEENHVNRRVLSPVQVENLLRGVDPNFIEKFIPSMDLVSLNCFLVAPNCHRVTEVLHRLPGGYPLSFDNRTRACKKLVDFRGTANELSSRVLDCLRFSKINPDRTPINIFTELQQRKVGENACNSSGLRWMKDVVLGKRNDCSFRTVVVGDPDLELCEIGIPCQIAEGLQVSECVNRQNKQSLLYCCELRLLEKGRINVCRKGNPVVLYKKEDLQIGDIFYRPLVDGDTVLINRPPSIHQHSMIAFTVRVLPITSVVSINPLCCSPLCGDFDGDCLHGYIPQSVGARVELNELVALDRQLINGQSGTNLLSLCQDSLTAAYLLLEDGVRLNVYQMQQLQMLCDRKLTPPAIVKASSSNTSFWSGKQLFSILLPFKFDYASPSNDVIVSDGELISCSEASGWIRDSENNIFQSLVEHFQGKTLDILHGAQKTLCEWLSMTGFSVSLSDLYLSSDSYARKNMMEEISYGLREAEKACNFNQLLVDYYCDFLSRSLEENGKFMTVDVDRLNYERELSAAVSQASVDAFRKVFRNIQSLADKYACKDNTFLAMFKAGSKGNLLKLVQHSMCLGLQHSLVRLSYRIPRELSCAGWNSQKGIHSMEMVSDTLEPGQSFIAHAVVESSFFTGLNPLECFVHSVTNRDSSFSDNADLPGTLTRRLMFFMRDIYDAYDGSVRNLYGNQLIQFSYDAEEDSACDSYFQEDIIGGEPVGALSACAVSEAAYSALSQPISLLEASPLLNLKNVLECGSRKRGGDQTLSLYLSEKIGKKKHGFEYASLEVKNYLERLMFSNIVATVMIIFSPQSCNLGKYSPWVCHFHLDKENVTRGNFRVHSIIESIYQGYDSLKKNSKFTLPNLKISSKKCCVDDMAKEAGETSDKEKDSQDCITVTIVEDSKNSLQLDALRNIMIPLLLRTAIKGFSEIKKVDILWKDRSKVSNSFNGSSGELYLRVTMASDNDSGTFWGSLINHCHRIMPLIDWTRSHPDNIHHFCSAFGIDAGWQHYLHNLSAATSDTGKSILPKHLRLVANSLSASGEFVGLNAKGMARQRKHASVSSPFVQACFSNPGSSFLKAAKSGVMDNLQGNLDALAWGNCLPMGTSGQFDIIYSEKVQELDKSVDVYGLLETSFDQMEQEIETPQSQKYSSIKCNKRGGYNPKEPKQWKSAVRSFITVNDIQKLTTASRFILNKYPIDEILSEKDRLTIMKVLHFHPCKNEKFGSGPQDIKVGWHPEFTDRRCFFIIRKDGTVEDFSYRKCILGALDIVDPEKSKIQKNKWSGNNEMEAKKWSGSDEMEAKKWSGNYDKEAKKWSRNYDKEAKKWSGNNDIEVTGI, encoded by the exons ATGTGGAGTGCAAGGTTACCAAATTCCATGGATGATCATGACCTCACTACAGAGCACAATGTGCCATCTGGTCGTATAAAAGCGataaaatttgatgttttaactGGAGAAGATATA GAGAAAATCTCCACCTTGGAGATAAAAGCACCTGGACAGGTCACATGTTCTGATTTGGGACTTCCAAATTGGTCTTATGCGTGCACGACATGTGGTTCAAACAATAGAAAGTCCTGCGACG GTCACTTTGGATCGATAAAATTTCCTCTTACCATCTTACATCCATACTTCATGGCAGAGATTGCAGAGATCTTGCAAAAGATTTGCCCTGCATGTAAATCTATTCGACATGAATTACGGATCAAG CGTGCTAAATCACTCCTTGGATTCAATAATCAACCCAGAGGTTGCAAATATTGTtgt GGTGATGGTATGGGTCGTTATCCTGCCATGAAATTCAGAGTTTCATCCAATGATTTCTTCAGAAGAACTGCAATTATTGTTGAAGTAAATGATGTATCtttaaataagaaaagaaatttgGGGCGAGGATTGCCAGCTGATTATTGGGATTTCATCCTTGGAGATGCTCAACAAGAAGAAAATCATGTAAATAGAAGGGTTTTATCACCTGTTCAG GTTGAGAATTTATTGCGTGGTGTTGATCCGAACTTCATTGAAAAATTTATTCCAAGCATGGATTTGGTTAGCCTCAATTGCTTCCTTGTGGCACCGAATTGTCATCGTGTGACAGAAGTTCTTCACCGACTTCCTGGGGGATATCCATTGAGTTTT GATAATAGGACCAGGGCTTGCAAGAAATTGGTTGATTTCAGGGGTACAGCAAATGAATTAAGTTCTCGTGTTTTGGATTGCCTAAGGTTTTCCAAG ATAAATCCCGATAGAACACCTATTAATATTTTTACTGAGTTGCAACAAAGAAAGGTTGGAGAAAATGCTTGCAATTCTTCTGGTTTAAGATGGATGAAAGATGTCGTTCTTGGAAAACGCAACGACTGTTCATTCCGTACGGTGGTTGTTGGTGATCCAGACCTTGAGCTTTGTGAAATCGGCATACCTTGTCAAATTGCAGAAGGTTTGCAGGTTTCAGAGTGCGTGAATAGGCAGAATAAGCAAAGTTTACTTTATTGTTGTGAGTTGCGTTTGTTAGAGAAGGGACGGATAAATGTTTGCAGGAAGGGTAATCCAGTTGTTCTGTATAAAAAAGAAGATTTACAGATAGGAGACATATTTTATCGGCCTCTTGTTGATGGAGACACAGTGTTGATAAATAGGCCTCCTTCCATACATCAACATTCTATGATTGCTTTCACGGTTAGGGTTCTTCCAATTACTTCTGTAGTTTCTATTAACCCACTCTGTTGTTCACCTCTTTGTGGGGATTTTGATGGTGATTGCCTTCATGGGTATATTCCACAATCTGTTGGTGCAAGAGTGGAGCTTAATGAGCTTGTTGCTTTGGATAGGCAACTGATTAATGGGCAAAGTGGTACAAATCTGCTTTCACTTTGTCAGGATAGTTTAACTGCTGCATATTTGCTGTTGGAAGATGGGGTCCGTTTGAATGTTTACCAAATGCAGCAGCTTCAAATGCTTTGCGATAGAAAATTAACACCTCCTGCAATTGTCAAAGCATCTTCAAGCAATACCTCATTTTGGAGTGGCAAGCAATTGTTCAGCATACTCTTGCCTTTTAAGTTTGACTATGCTTCCCCTTCAAATGATGTTATAGTTAGTGACGGGGAGCTGATATCTTGTTCTGAGGCTTCTGGGTGGATACGTGATTCAGAGAACAACATTTTCCAAAGTCTTGTGGAACATTTTCAAGGGAAGACTTTGGATATATTGCATGGTGCACAGAAAACTCTTTGTGAGTGGTTGTCTATGACAGGTTTCAGCGTTTCCCTTTCAGATTTGTACCTTTCTTCTGATTCTTATGCGCGGAAAAACATGATGGAGGAAATCTCCTATGGCTTACGAGAAGCAGAGAAGGCTTGTAATTTCAATCAGTTATTGGTAGATTATTATTGTGATTTTCTTTCAAGAAGTCTAGAAGAGAATGGAAAATTTATGACTGTGGACGTAGATCGTCTTAATTATGAAAGAGAATTATCTGCTGCTGTAAGTCAAGCGTCAGTTGATGCTTTTAGAAAAGTATTTCGCAATATTCAGAGTTTAGCAGATAAATATGCGTGCAAGGACAATACTTTCCTTGCTATGTTTAAGGCTGGAAGCAAGGGTAATTTACTGAAATTAGTGCAACATTCCATGTGCCTTGGGCTGCAACATTCTCTGGTCCGGTTATCGTACAGAATTCCCCGTGAACTCTCATGTGCTGGTTGGAACAGTCAAAAGGGGATTCATTCGATGGAGATGGTTTCTGATACTCTTGAACCGGGCCAGTCTTTCATTGCTCATGCTGTGGTTGAAAGCTCTTTTTTCACAGGGTTGAATCCACTTGAATGTTTTGTTCATTCAGTGACAAATCGTGATAGCTCTTTCAGTGACAATGCAGACCTTCCTGGGACATTGACCAGAAGACTTATGTTTTTCATGCGTGATATCTATGATGCATATGATGGATCAGTGAGAAATTTATATGGTAATCAACTTATTCAGTTTTCTTATGATGCTGAAGAGGATTCAGCTTGTGATAGCTATTTTCAAGAGGATATTATAGGCGGTGAACCAGTCGGAGCGCTTTCTGCTTGTGCAGTTTCCGAGGCCGCATATAGTGCTTTGAGTCAACCTATTAGTCTACTTGAAGCATCACCTTTactgaatttaaaaaatgttctgGAGTGTGGTTCAAGGAAAAGAGGGGGTGACCAGACCTTATCTTTATATTTGTCTGAGaaaattggtaaaaagaaaCATGGGTTTGAATATGCATCTCTAGAAGTTAAGAATTATTTGGAAAGATTGATGTTCTCAAACATTGTTGCTACTGTCATGATAATATTCAGCCCACAGTCTTGCAATCTCGGAAAATACAGTCCTTGGGTTTGCCATTTTCATTTAGACAAGGAAAATGTAACAAGAGGAAATTTCAGAGTGCATTCTATCATTGAGTCTATTTACCAGGGATATGactccttaaaaaaaaactcaaaattcacTCTTCCCAATTTGAAAATATCAAGCAA GAAATGTTGTGTAGATGACATGGCTAAGGAAGCTGGAGAAACCTCTGATAAGGAAAAAGACAGTCAAGATTGCATCACCGTAACAATTGTTGAAGATTCTAAGAATTCTCTACAGCTGGATGCTCTTCGGAATATAATGATACCTTTGCTTCTGCGAACAGCTATAAAAG GATTTTCGGAGATCAAGAAGGTTGACATTCTCTGGAAGGATCGGTCAAAAGTATCAAATTCTTTTAATGGTTCTTCTGGTGAACTATACTTGAGGGTTACTATGGCCAGTGACAATGACAGCGGTACATTCTGGGGTTCACTGATAAATCACTGTCACAGAATAATGCCGTTGATTGACTGGACACGAAGTCATCCCGATAACATTCACCATTTCTGCTCAGCCTTTGGAATCGATGCAGGGTGGCAGCATTATCTGCAT AATTTATCAGCTGCAACATCCGATACTGGCAAGTCGATCCTTCCTAAGCATCTGCGTCTGGTTGCCAATAGTCTTTCTGCTAGTGGAGAGTTTGTGGGATTAAATGCTAAAGGCATGGCACGGCAAAGAAAACATGCATCTGTTTCATCGCCCTTTGTGCAAGCATGCTTTTCT AATCCTGGCAGTTCCTTTTTAAAAGCTGCGAAGTCTGGAGTCATGGATAATCTCCAGGGCAATCTAGATGCATTGGCTTGGGGAAACTGTCTTCCCATGGGTACAAGTGGACAGTTTGATATCATATACTCAGAGAAG GTCCAAGAGCTTGATAAGTCTGTAGATGTGTATGGCCTGCTAGAGACCAGTTTTGATCAGATGGAACAAGAGATTGAGACCCCTCAATCGCAAAAATATTCATCCATTAAATGCAATAAAAGAGGTGGTTACAACCCAAAAGAGCCTAAGCAGTGGAAAAGCGCTGTAAGAAGTTTTATAACAGTAAACGATATTCAGAAGCTTACAACTGCATCAAGGTTCATACTGAACAA GTATCCAATTGATGAGATACTTAGTGAGAAGGACAGGTTAACCATAATGAAGGTTTTGCATTTTCATCCTTGTAAAAATGAGAAGTTTGGCTCTGGACCACAAGACATAAAG GTTGGATGGCATCCCGAGTTTACGGATAGAcgttgtttttttataatacgAAAGGATGGAACTGTTGAAGATTTTTCATACCGCAAATGCATTCTTGGTGCTCTTGATATTGTTGATCCAGAAAAATCAAAGATCCAAAAGAATAAATGGTCGGGAAATAATGAAATGGAAGCTAAAAAATGGTCTGGAAGTGATGAAATGGAAGCTAAAAAATGGTCGGGAAATTATGACAAGGAAGCCAAAAAATGGTCGAGAAATTATGACAAGGAAGCCAAAAAATGGTCAGGCAATAATGACATTGAAGTGACTGGCATTTGA
- the LOC123890873 gene encoding DNA-directed RNA polymerase IV subunit 1-like isoform X5, with the protein MLRAKSLLGFNNQPRGCKYCCGDGMGRYPAMKFRVSSNDFFRRTAIIVEVNDVSLNKKRNLGRGLPADYWDFILGDAQQEENHVNRRVLSPVQVENLLRGVDPNFIEKFIPSMDLVSLNCFLVAPNCHRVTEVLHRLPGGYPLSFDNRTRACKKLVDFRGTANELSSRVLDCLRFSKINPDRTPINIFTELQQRKVGENACNSSGLRWMKDVVLGKRNDCSFRTVVVGDPDLELCEIGIPCQIAEGLQVSECVNRQNKQSLLYCCELRLLEKGRINVCRKGNPVVLYKKEDLQIGDIFYRPLVDGDTVLINRPPSIHQHSMIAFTVRVLPITSVVSINPLCCSPLCGDFDGDCLHGYIPQSVGARVELNELVALDRQLINGQSGTNLLSLCQDSLTAAYLLLEDGVRLNVYQMQQLQMLCDRKLTPPAIVKASSSNTSFWSGKQLFSILLPFKFDYASPSNDVIVSDGELISCSEASGWIRDSENNIFQSLVEHFQGKTLDILHGAQKTLCEWLSMTGFSVSLSDLYLSSDSYARKNMMEEISYGLREAEKACNFNQLLVDYYCDFLSRSLEENGKFMTVDVDRLNYERELSAAVSQASVDAFRKVFRNIQSLADKYACKDNTFLAMFKAGSKGNLLKLVQHSMCLGLQHSLVRLSYRIPRELSCAGWNSQKGIHSMEMVSDTLEPGQSFIAHAVVESSFFTGLNPLECFVHSVTNRDSSFSDNADLPGTLTRRLMFFMRDIYDAYDGSVRNLYGNQLIQFSYDAEEDSACDSYFQEDIIGGEPVGALSACAVSEAAYSALSQPISLLEASPLLNLKNVLECGSRKRGGDQTLSLYLSEKIGKKKHGFEYASLEVKNYLERLMFSNIVATVMIIFSPQSCNLGKYSPWVCHFHLDKENVTRGNFRVHSIIESIYQGYDSLKKNSKFTLPNLKISSNRKCCVDDMAKEAGETSDKEKDSQDCITVTIVEDSKNSLQLDALRNIMIPLLLRTAIKGFSEIKKVDILWKDRSKVSNSFNGSSGELYLRVTMASDNDSGTFWGSLINHCHRIMPLIDWTRSHPDNIHHFCSAFGIDAGWQHYLHNLSAATSDTGKSILPKHLRLVANSLSASGEFVGLNAKGMARQRKHASVSSPFVQACFSNPGSSFLKAAKSGVMDNLQGNLDALAWGNCLPMGTSGQFDIIYSEKVQELDKSVDVYGLLETSFDQMEQEIETPQSQKYSSIKCNKRGGYNPKEPKQWKSAVRSFITVNDIQKLTTASRFILNKYPIDEILSEKDRLTIMKVLHFHPCKNEKFGSGPQDIKVGWHPEFTDRRCFFIIRKDGTVEDFSYRKCILGALDIVDPEKSKIQKNKWSGNNEMEAKKWSGSDEMEAKKWSGNYDKEAKKWSRNYDKEAKKWSGNNDIEVTGI; encoded by the exons ATGTTG CGTGCTAAATCACTCCTTGGATTCAATAATCAACCCAGAGGTTGCAAATATTGTtgt GGTGATGGTATGGGTCGTTATCCTGCCATGAAATTCAGAGTTTCATCCAATGATTTCTTCAGAAGAACTGCAATTATTGTTGAAGTAAATGATGTATCtttaaataagaaaagaaatttgGGGCGAGGATTGCCAGCTGATTATTGGGATTTCATCCTTGGAGATGCTCAACAAGAAGAAAATCATGTAAATAGAAGGGTTTTATCACCTGTTCAG GTTGAGAATTTATTGCGTGGTGTTGATCCGAACTTCATTGAAAAATTTATTCCAAGCATGGATTTGGTTAGCCTCAATTGCTTCCTTGTGGCACCGAATTGTCATCGTGTGACAGAAGTTCTTCACCGACTTCCTGGGGGATATCCATTGAGTTTT GATAATAGGACCAGGGCTTGCAAGAAATTGGTTGATTTCAGGGGTACAGCAAATGAATTAAGTTCTCGTGTTTTGGATTGCCTAAGGTTTTCCAAG ATAAATCCCGATAGAACACCTATTAATATTTTTACTGAGTTGCAACAAAGAAAGGTTGGAGAAAATGCTTGCAATTCTTCTGGTTTAAGATGGATGAAAGATGTCGTTCTTGGAAAACGCAACGACTGTTCATTCCGTACGGTGGTTGTTGGTGATCCAGACCTTGAGCTTTGTGAAATCGGCATACCTTGTCAAATTGCAGAAGGTTTGCAGGTTTCAGAGTGCGTGAATAGGCAGAATAAGCAAAGTTTACTTTATTGTTGTGAGTTGCGTTTGTTAGAGAAGGGACGGATAAATGTTTGCAGGAAGGGTAATCCAGTTGTTCTGTATAAAAAAGAAGATTTACAGATAGGAGACATATTTTATCGGCCTCTTGTTGATGGAGACACAGTGTTGATAAATAGGCCTCCTTCCATACATCAACATTCTATGATTGCTTTCACGGTTAGGGTTCTTCCAATTACTTCTGTAGTTTCTATTAACCCACTCTGTTGTTCACCTCTTTGTGGGGATTTTGATGGTGATTGCCTTCATGGGTATATTCCACAATCTGTTGGTGCAAGAGTGGAGCTTAATGAGCTTGTTGCTTTGGATAGGCAACTGATTAATGGGCAAAGTGGTACAAATCTGCTTTCACTTTGTCAGGATAGTTTAACTGCTGCATATTTGCTGTTGGAAGATGGGGTCCGTTTGAATGTTTACCAAATGCAGCAGCTTCAAATGCTTTGCGATAGAAAATTAACACCTCCTGCAATTGTCAAAGCATCTTCAAGCAATACCTCATTTTGGAGTGGCAAGCAATTGTTCAGCATACTCTTGCCTTTTAAGTTTGACTATGCTTCCCCTTCAAATGATGTTATAGTTAGTGACGGGGAGCTGATATCTTGTTCTGAGGCTTCTGGGTGGATACGTGATTCAGAGAACAACATTTTCCAAAGTCTTGTGGAACATTTTCAAGGGAAGACTTTGGATATATTGCATGGTGCACAGAAAACTCTTTGTGAGTGGTTGTCTATGACAGGTTTCAGCGTTTCCCTTTCAGATTTGTACCTTTCTTCTGATTCTTATGCGCGGAAAAACATGATGGAGGAAATCTCCTATGGCTTACGAGAAGCAGAGAAGGCTTGTAATTTCAATCAGTTATTGGTAGATTATTATTGTGATTTTCTTTCAAGAAGTCTAGAAGAGAATGGAAAATTTATGACTGTGGACGTAGATCGTCTTAATTATGAAAGAGAATTATCTGCTGCTGTAAGTCAAGCGTCAGTTGATGCTTTTAGAAAAGTATTTCGCAATATTCAGAGTTTAGCAGATAAATATGCGTGCAAGGACAATACTTTCCTTGCTATGTTTAAGGCTGGAAGCAAGGGTAATTTACTGAAATTAGTGCAACATTCCATGTGCCTTGGGCTGCAACATTCTCTGGTCCGGTTATCGTACAGAATTCCCCGTGAACTCTCATGTGCTGGTTGGAACAGTCAAAAGGGGATTCATTCGATGGAGATGGTTTCTGATACTCTTGAACCGGGCCAGTCTTTCATTGCTCATGCTGTGGTTGAAAGCTCTTTTTTCACAGGGTTGAATCCACTTGAATGTTTTGTTCATTCAGTGACAAATCGTGATAGCTCTTTCAGTGACAATGCAGACCTTCCTGGGACATTGACCAGAAGACTTATGTTTTTCATGCGTGATATCTATGATGCATATGATGGATCAGTGAGAAATTTATATGGTAATCAACTTATTCAGTTTTCTTATGATGCTGAAGAGGATTCAGCTTGTGATAGCTATTTTCAAGAGGATATTATAGGCGGTGAACCAGTCGGAGCGCTTTCTGCTTGTGCAGTTTCCGAGGCCGCATATAGTGCTTTGAGTCAACCTATTAGTCTACTTGAAGCATCACCTTTactgaatttaaaaaatgttctgGAGTGTGGTTCAAGGAAAAGAGGGGGTGACCAGACCTTATCTTTATATTTGTCTGAGaaaattggtaaaaagaaaCATGGGTTTGAATATGCATCTCTAGAAGTTAAGAATTATTTGGAAAGATTGATGTTCTCAAACATTGTTGCTACTGTCATGATAATATTCAGCCCACAGTCTTGCAATCTCGGAAAATACAGTCCTTGGGTTTGCCATTTTCATTTAGACAAGGAAAATGTAACAAGAGGAAATTTCAGAGTGCATTCTATCATTGAGTCTATTTACCAGGGATATGactccttaaaaaaaaactcaaaattcacTCTTCCCAATTTGAAAATATCAAGCAA CAGGAAATGTTGTGTAGATGACATGGCTAAGGAAGCTGGAGAAACCTCTGATAAGGAAAAAGACAGTCAAGATTGCATCACCGTAACAATTGTTGAAGATTCTAAGAATTCTCTACAGCTGGATGCTCTTCGGAATATAATGATACCTTTGCTTCTGCGAACAGCTATAAAAG GATTTTCGGAGATCAAGAAGGTTGACATTCTCTGGAAGGATCGGTCAAAAGTATCAAATTCTTTTAATGGTTCTTCTGGTGAACTATACTTGAGGGTTACTATGGCCAGTGACAATGACAGCGGTACATTCTGGGGTTCACTGATAAATCACTGTCACAGAATAATGCCGTTGATTGACTGGACACGAAGTCATCCCGATAACATTCACCATTTCTGCTCAGCCTTTGGAATCGATGCAGGGTGGCAGCATTATCTGCAT AATTTATCAGCTGCAACATCCGATACTGGCAAGTCGATCCTTCCTAAGCATCTGCGTCTGGTTGCCAATAGTCTTTCTGCTAGTGGAGAGTTTGTGGGATTAAATGCTAAAGGCATGGCACGGCAAAGAAAACATGCATCTGTTTCATCGCCCTTTGTGCAAGCATGCTTTTCT AATCCTGGCAGTTCCTTTTTAAAAGCTGCGAAGTCTGGAGTCATGGATAATCTCCAGGGCAATCTAGATGCATTGGCTTGGGGAAACTGTCTTCCCATGGGTACAAGTGGACAGTTTGATATCATATACTCAGAGAAG GTCCAAGAGCTTGATAAGTCTGTAGATGTGTATGGCCTGCTAGAGACCAGTTTTGATCAGATGGAACAAGAGATTGAGACCCCTCAATCGCAAAAATATTCATCCATTAAATGCAATAAAAGAGGTGGTTACAACCCAAAAGAGCCTAAGCAGTGGAAAAGCGCTGTAAGAAGTTTTATAACAGTAAACGATATTCAGAAGCTTACAACTGCATCAAGGTTCATACTGAACAA GTATCCAATTGATGAGATACTTAGTGAGAAGGACAGGTTAACCATAATGAAGGTTTTGCATTTTCATCCTTGTAAAAATGAGAAGTTTGGCTCTGGACCACAAGACATAAAG GTTGGATGGCATCCCGAGTTTACGGATAGAcgttgtttttttataatacgAAAGGATGGAACTGTTGAAGATTTTTCATACCGCAAATGCATTCTTGGTGCTCTTGATATTGTTGATCCAGAAAAATCAAAGATCCAAAAGAATAAATGGTCGGGAAATAATGAAATGGAAGCTAAAAAATGGTCTGGAAGTGATGAAATGGAAGCTAAAAAATGGTCGGGAAATTATGACAAGGAAGCCAAAAAATGGTCGAGAAATTATGACAAGGAAGCCAAAAAATGGTCAGGCAATAATGACATTGAAGTGACTGGCATTTGA